GGCTCATATTTCAATGCCAGCAAAGAGGAGTTCCCATCTGTTCCCTTCTCTGCGCAGGATTTTAATGACCAAAAATGCAGAACTCGGAGTGGAAATATTGAGAACTACCAAGACATTTATCAGGTGTGATGGGAAAATAGCAGCAGTACCAAAAGTACCTACAAAAATaaggtttttttaattggctatttatttacacaaaagTAGATCATATTTACTTTATCATTAACTCCTgcaaaaatttgtattcatgGCTATCAAGCAAAATTGTCATTGATAATTTATCTGTATAGCTGAGTAGCTAACATGATAGCAAGCCAACTATCTGTAGCTAGTGTAGAGTGTTCTTTAACTAGTTGTGTAGACACAACTATTTTCACGAGGTAATGTCAAACATTACTCttgacacatttttaacatttaagaagGAAAGTGATTAAAATGAGTACAATGCAAAGTGTTATGTGGCCATCTATTTGGCTAACTCGCTGCAGATTTTCAGTTCTCTGGAAGGGGGCAATTGAGGGCATAATGACTCGCTCAGTTCACCTCCTACGGTATCAGAGCATAACTCAATATGGCAGGCAGTGCACTTATGGTGAAGAGAGTCAGCCAATGAGGGTATTGGGGGCATATTGGAACAGTTCCTATCTTACTGTGAGCAAAGAGTCAAATGTGGTTGAAACCCTGTTTCCAGCACTGGGGGTGTTTCAGATAAATCTGCCAACTGATGAGTCATCAATGAGTCATTCAAGTTTTATGTAACAAGAGATAAGTAGAACAGAAAGAACACAACAGAGTGCAAAATAGAACAGTGGGTGCAACCAatgaaaatgactaaattgttGATATACCACCTTACTAGATAGTATCAAAGCAGAGAATCTGTAATAATGGTAGGGAAAAAAGACAAGATCCAATACAGATCATTGATGACAGTTCAATCTCCTGGAGCATTATAGCTAAAAcctgaaatgcatgcatttgatATGGAAAGGTATTTACTTGTAATTACTATGTGTAGTCACAGTGTCATATTTCATCCCATAATGGCTGTCTTCATGTATGTTCACGTCAACAGGTGCGTGACTGTCGCCTGGTAGGCCTTCTTGACCTGGCCCATAGGCGGGAACACGTTCGCCAAAAGGTGGCCGAATACATGAATGCACTGATAGACCTGGGTGTGGCTGGATTCCGGGTGGATGCCTGCAAGCACATTTGGCCAGAAGATTTGCACGTAATTTACAGCAGACTTCATAATCTTAACACCACGTGGTTCCCAGCTGGTTCTAAGCCTTTCATTTATCAAGaggtttgttttaattttcatttctgcagcAAGATCAGAATTGAATCAGACTGCTTGTTGTTCACTTACTCAAAGACACAAAGgaaattaaagttttaaattGTCTTTAATCTAATATCTAAAACAACTGCTCAGTGAAAGAGGGTTCTAATTAGTGACTAGGGAACAATTGAATTCCATATTATGCCTCTAAATGCCAATGTAACATGGGGAGTGGGACAGCACATTTACCAAtggttgttgattttatttgttcttttaattACAGGTGATTGACCTTGGTGGGGAACCAATAAAAGCCTCTGAATACGATGAGATGGGCCGTGTAACAGAGTTTAAGTATGGTGCCAGACTGGGCACAGTCATCCGCAAATGGAATGGCGAAAAGCTGTCAGATCTCAAGTAATGTGTTGAAATGCACCAAAtctctttaaatattaatactcATGCAATATTAACATAACTGTGGAAAAAATAGAAAGTCAGCATTAATCTGGGAGACACAAAAGTTtactgctatatatatatatatatatatatatatatatatatttatatatatgtatatatacacacagatgggtgacaaattaaaggaaaaacctgaataaatgagatACAACAAATTccgatgcttccatacaggtctactgcatgatacaattatgTAATTAACATTCTATCTCACTCtggcatgtttaaaaatgctgagcatgTCCAGTTGtacttgattttggatcaagatggcaagaggaaaagacgtaagtgactttgaaagagggttcattattggggcacgaatagcaggagcttcagtcacaaagactgcttaACTGgctaggaacagtgactaaagtgactaatctgcatttagatctgtGGGAAAGACATCGGTAAATAAGGTCGGAAATTGTGGTGGAAAGCAGACATTCGATGACtgatgctcgtgcattagtgcgatatgcaaggaaaaacagaagagcaactcttcttAGGTGAttgagggatattatagtaggggtgcagtgcataaacccctcattacaaagacgaatgcacatttgagagttcagtggtgcaaaaaccataggcactggtctacagagatgtggaaaaaatgatgTGGTCAGATACGTCAtctttcaccatattctcgacaagtgggcaaGAGCATGTTtggtgtacaccaagagaacggaacaggcctgaatgcttgacgcctacagtgagggggtccagtggctctgttatgcagTGGGGGGGCATTTttctggcatggtttgggttcACTTATTGGGAAGGGTGACTGCAAATCAGTagaaagttattctgagtgatcgcCTTTATCctgtgatgaaacatttctatcctgatgggtgtggtctcttccaggatgacaatgcccccatcgaCAGGGCATGCGgagtcactgaatggtttgatgagtatgaaaatgatgtgaatcatatgctatggccttcacagtcaccagatctcaacccaactGAACGCCTTTGTgagattttggaccgatgtgttagacagtgctctctaccaccatcatcaccaaatatgggaatatcttttggaagaattgTGTttcatccctccagtagagttcaagacttgtagaatctatgccaaggcacatttaatttgtcacccatctgtatgtgtgtgtgtgtgtgtaaaatgtattctttcttttttgaatcGTTTATTGTAGTTTTTTATCTGAAATTTGACACCAATGTTGTTCCAGGAACTGGGGTGAAGACTGTGGATTGATGGCATCAGAGAAAGCTCTTGTGTTTTTGGACAACCATGACAACCAGAGAGGACATGGGGCAGGGGGCACATCCATCCTCACCTTCTGGGAACCCAGGTACCCTTTGTCCCCATGAAAGATTGTCCTGCTATACATTTCAACCGGTTGATAAGACAGGCCATCACCAATTTTTGTCTCCGTTTCTGTACAGGTTGTACAGATTAGCTATGGGCTTCATGCTGGCCCACCCTTACGGGATGACTAGGGTGATGTCAAGTTATCGCTGGAATCGCCAAATCGTTGATGGAAAAGTTGGTTGTTTTGCAAAATGTCCCTTATTATCTCATACTGTTTTCTTCACATAAAATTATATACAAATTAACATGCTGATAATTTGCATGTACACAAGATACTGTGTGTAACTATGATTTGTGAGAAACCTTCTAAAGGACACTAGTTATATTCTGCAGGATCAGAATGATTGGATGGGACCTCCAAGTTTTCCTGATGGGTCCACAAAGCCTGTTCATATCAATCCAGATGGTGAATGTGGAGATGGATGGGTGTGTGAACACCGGTGGCATCAGATCAGGTGAGCAAATACTGTTCTTATAGATCCTTAACACAAACTGAATCATCTAAACTGTATTTATATGACATAATATGTCGTACATCGAACATTACTTCTTGTGAATTCAGTGTATATAAGATGTAGCAATAAAGCAATTGTGCTCTTTTCCTTCATGTGAAGAAACATGGTAATTTTCCGAAATGTTGTCAATGGTCAGCCGCTGTGTAACTGGTGGGATAATGGAAGCAATCAGATCGCTTTTGGGCGTGGCAATCATGGCTTCATCGTCATTAACAACGATGACTGGTAAGAATATTGATGCATACTGTGTAATATATGAGCTCATATATACTCCAGCTGGTGGAAGCTTGTGCTAGAGGTACTTTAAcatgtttatttgcttatttcttttatttgtagAGGGATTTTGCTGTCATCTTTAAACGCTTTGTGTCCATGATTATGTAAACATGTTTATATAAAGTATGTCCTTAAAAACACATCCTGAATCAGAAttcagtttgaaaatatgcaacaCCCGTGATTTAGgctactgtacattttttaccGGCACTTGAATCTGAGTGAATGGGACCTCAAAAGAACTTGAGGAGTCCTTGAATTGGTGATATGTTAAATGTCTGTTATCTTTCTAGTTACGTGATTCTGCATAACAAGACAACACTGTAAATAGCTATATAAAGAGGACATAACCGCCTCTTAAGTCCACAGCCACTGCAAAGGGCACCTCTGTCATTTACAGGACCCTGGACGAGATACTGAATACTGGCTTGGCTAGTGGAACGTACTGTGACGTCATCTCTGGGCAGAAGGAGGGAGGGCGATGTACCGGGAAGCAGGTCACTGTGGGGGAAGATGGAAAAGCACACTTCAGGATCAAGTGCTCTGACCCTGACCCATTTTTTGCCATCCACATGAACTCTAAATTATAGATGCAAAAACCAACAACGGCAGCAAGTGAGTGGCACAAACTCTCCCCATACGTTTTCTATCTGATTCAAAAGCTTCTCATAAACTCCACACGAGGATGTTCACTCCTACATAAATGACAGAACTCTGCTCTGGTATTGTAAATGAATTTTATTCTTGATGCCGAAACAGACAATAGAAGGCAAATTAAATAGGGACATATTTAGCACCTAGTTTGTTTCCATGCGGCCATTCAGAACACAATTTTGCGTGTCACTGTGAGCTAGTTTGATACTTAGCACAGATACTTAGCATAGAATTAGCATAGATGACATGTATAGCTATTCTCTtctattataatttatttgtagATGGTTATGATGTTATGAGAGAACTGTTAATGGACTTCAGTCAGCATGCAGACACAAGTAGCCATATTTTTTGAGGACTTTCTCTTGTCTTAAGTTAATTTTAGtaattttgaaaactttttGAACTTTTTATAAACTTCCAAAACAGCTACacaatgatttgaaaatgttaatttgcatattatttcTTTGTACATGGAATTGTTTCCTGCTCTTAATTGTGGCAGGTTTATAAGAGGGGTGGGGCTCAAGCATGAGAGGGTATTGCAatcacctgtgtgtctgtaacagCCATGACTCCAGCAGTTATGCTGTGATTTGGATGAAATGTTGCGCATTGGTTTACTGGTgaccaaggacctgaattctagaatgtttttcaaattgttCAAGgataaggacggagtgtggcacagtgggtaaggaactgcgcttgtaaccgaaaggtcgtaggttcgaatcccgggtaaggacactgccgttgtacccttgagcaaggtacttaacctgcattgcttcagtatatatccagctgtataaatggatacaatgtaaagtgctatgtaaaaagttgtgtaagtcgctctggataagagcatctgctaaatgcctgtaatgtaataacatttttatcacTAATGTGTACTGACATCACTGTTCAGGATAAACATTGCACCTTTTGACTGCATGAGGGCGATACACTTTTTGAATTCATGAACACAAATAGGGCTACACAATACGGAGATCAAGAAGATGTTGTCGCCAATGAAGCATCCAAAAATTCATTCTCCAAAAGCTGAGATTATCCACAAGAAGTTGGAGCTTTTGCAGTCACCTCAGGAAAGTGATTTTGAGGACGAGCGATTCTACAAAAGGGAAAACTAGCCTGATTTACAAGAGAGATAATGTAAATTCTCCGGGTGTTTTTGCAACATACCAAGATGTCGCTAAAATCTGCCCTATTCATTCATGCCAGATCAGAAATATACCAAATGACCCATCTAGCTCCACAAGATGGCACCCATCACTTTCAGATTTTACCCAACGCTTTGCCCCATCACATGCTGCTGTAGACATCTCTATGAGTGCCTAATTGAAGCTTTGCTTCACACAGAACACCTAGATAGGAATAAGTGTATAAGTACCCGACAGCTATCCATCTCCTTTCTAGTAATTATCAGGCTTTAGTAGACTAGTAGGCTATGGATTTTGATAAACAATTTAGCTATTCCTAGAAATAAAAGACATATAAATAGACAAAGCTAGGCTACAGCTTTGAAATCTACATCTAagattgcaaaacattttggcCACAAGCCATAATGTCTCTCCCATGCACTACATTCAAAGCAATGGAGGATGTCAACAAGGAAATATGAGGCATTGTTGAAAATACAAGCACTAAGTTAAGTTCACCATGTATTACACTTGACAATGGTTCCaaaccaaaacaattaaaaaagagAGTGTGAAAATTAAGAATACAAATGCATGATGCTCGCAGGAGAAAATGCACTATGCAGTCTTATCTTGTCAGCTACACTTAAATTTGCAACTTGCTTTGGCCTACAAAGAATCTATGTCTGCTGCAAGATTATAATTGCAACTCGTGTAGGCTATGATACCATATTCTGACATGAGTGTGACATTTTTGTGAACTACGCTTACGGCTATAAGCCTTGGTAGCCTAGAATAAATAGTGGTATGTTAATGCAAGGCCAGTTTAGCCTAAAGATAGTGGCCTAGAATTCTACAGCATCAAGGATTGACCGGAATGAGGATCAGTTTCCCAACAGACCAGAATTCTAATGACACAAGACATGAAAAACAAGAAGACATGACAGAAGCAGAAGTGGTGCTTCACCACCACCAATCATGAATAATAATTAGTGATAGGAATTTGAAGGATGGCATCCTATGCTTCATATGACTGATGCACGTAACAATGTGCAGTGCCGGCAAACCTTATTATTGTGGGATGAGCATGTGCATTTATCCTTGTGTatgcaataaaacacaatgGCCAAAAATACCAGACCCCTTCCAAATCTATTCTGTATATTATGCTGATATTAAATCCCAGCCTTATTTGTATTGCAGTCAGTTTCCTTACAGTTTCCCTTATTGGAATTCACTTTGGCAGTTACCTTCCTTAAATGCAAGTCGTGTCTGTtgaatgcagttaaacgcagcatttagcagacactcttacccagagtgacaTACAGGGAATACATTCTTTTGCATACAATCCATTTCTACTGCTTGATATATACCaaatttctgtgaaatacattgctcaagggtacaatgacattGTCCCACCTGGGGACCAAACCTACAGCCTTGGAATTGCAAGCCCCATTCCATACCCATTATGCTGCCGGTGTCCTGGTTTCAGTCTGGGTCTCATACTGCCTTGCTGTGGGCATTAGCCTTTATGTGCCATCCCTGGGAGCTTCTCTGTTATTAATACACAAGACCGCCACTGCATGTCAAACAGTGTTATAGTGACACTGGAAGAATTTTATTGCGAGGCCCCAGTACCTACGAGCAGAATGTAGTTTTCCCCTGGTGAATACATCAGGAATGTGAACTGAGcataattttaattgttttcatgAACAGTTTGAATAATAAAGTCTGCAAGTCATtgacattgaaaacatttaataatttgAGATTGGAATGAATGTTAATTGTtcatttaaccaaaaaaaaaagaaattaagtaTTGAAAGCACTCTTATCACCAGTATTTTAATATGACTTGAAAATCATGTTATATCATTTTTTCAGCAAATGTAagaatacagaataaaatattgttttataattgGTGTAGAAAACAATGTTATtcaatcattttcattaaagaaacatgttttttataaaCCTGTATGATTATTGTCAGCATGGCAAGCTGACTGCACAACCAGTGTACTAGTATTGACcagaaaacatactgtacaataccGTGTTATTTGTTAGGTTGGCAAACTATAATGTTTAGCTACCAGTTTAAGTAAGTCAATCATTTCCCATAACTTGTAGGCAAGTAAGTGTGTGATCTTTAAGAAGAATGTCCAGATTAAAATGAGTCAGgcccacagaaaatatttatccaATATTTTGCTCATTGCATTAAATTTTGATCAGCTCAGTAACATCATGGGGACGTATAGTGTCAACCAGGGAAGAATGTGTTGACCAATAAAATCTTTATCAGTCTGATCAACCAAAAATGAGGATTGAATAACTACAATAACAGGATGATTTGAAGTAATAAGTGGTCAGATAAATTTACCTGTGGGGAATTGGTCCACATGTactttcagttattttcttaattGCTGCCACTAGTAAGGTATCTAATGGCTCAATGCAGTTTAATAGCACAATGTTTTGAAGTAGGAAGTGAACAGATACATTTACCTGTGGGGAGATGGTCATATATTTGCTTGCTAGTATCTGCTAATGTACTAGCAAGGTGTCTTAAAGCTCAAGTTTTCATTTAGGTTTCATTTaagaaatgtaaatttcagttttggtttgtgtgtggaagtgttTAATTGCTAAACTATTGTTATCAATTGCAGTCTAATTATGCCCATTCAATTAGCTACGTCCCTAAATGCCAAACATGCTAAATATTGTTTCCCTCCttataaatagaaaaaagatACGCTGTATAATATACCTCTTAATCTCCACTCATTTTCTCCCCATGTAACAGAGTATTTTTCATGGGCAGCTTCCTTAGATTATAGCTCCTCTGCATGCCAATGATGGGGCAGACAACCTGCAGGTGGTAGGGAAGGACTGTATTTCCCATACTAATTGAAAGCGCACCACTGACCTGCATGTACAAAGCAGGACAGAGAAAGGTATTCCATTACAAAACATCAGATAATGCAGGTGCTGTGGAGCAGATTGGCTGTCTGCAGCGGGTTTGCATTAAAGCTGTAGTAATTATAGTGAGAATTTATCAACATTTGACTCCATGTAGGAttcacctttttaaaattcttttttttttctctacctTTATCAAAAGAAATGGCAGTCGAGCAATGAAATATGCTAGTGTAAATTGTTTGCCGTGTCTTGTTCACATGCGTAGCAGATGTTTAAATGGATCAGTGCATAAAGAGCTGGGGAAAACTATTACAGCTATGGCTACAAATGTGTGTTGGAGGCATGATAAGCGTGCGATTTTCCTAAGCGGGTTCCATctagtgaatttttttttccttttttccccctttttttacaGTAGAAATGACATACGCCACCATTAAATGGTGTAGGCATTTTTGCGAGAGAATAAACTATACACTGCAATAGACCGAATCTGTTTCTATAGCTCAAAAGGTGGAATACAATTAAATCCTAGGAATGGCATACAAAGCCATTCCTAACTTTCGAATGCCATTACAGCCGAATGCCATTACTCCTGAAGcagatttagaaaaaaatggaacagaTCACGGCTTCAACAAATTTGTATTGTGACTGCCAAGCTGGAAAGTGCACCAAGGGATTTCTGTCCTCTAAATATTATTGAGGAATCAATAAGACAAGTAAACCCTGCAGCACAGCATGTAATCAACTATGAGCTAATAGGCAATTGCCTAAGTTGATATAATCCCCAATGTTTTCTCATCATGGCAGAGTTAATTTCAGACGAGTCACATAAGACTACCCGCAGTGTAAAGTATTAATCTTTAAATAAAGAACAATTACAGGGAGCTTTCAAAATGATCTGACATTGAACCGTCTCATCTGATCAGAGAAGCGGCCTGACACCCTCAAATTTTGAAAGGACAAATAGGATTTTTGATTGTTCGACGACATGTTCCACAAGAAGTCTCACGATTTACTTCTTTATTACCACATTCGTCCAAACATTCACTCATTATCTGAGTTATTTACAAATGTACCATCTTGCTTTTCAGTTCAAATAGTTCGGTTTTTTGAAGTTAAGTTCAGTTTTGATTCGAAGTAACTCATCCTGTCATGATGATTAACAAGAACCAGCAACTATTCCTGAGATGACCATGGTTAAACCCAGAGCTTATCACCTTCAAATAATGGAAAGATTTAGAAGGGTCCAGGTTtaaatcatgtttaaaaaacCCTTTATTAATATTACCTGCATGAGCGTTATATTTCACGTTTACATAAATCCCATTGTTTTGTTATCACCTGATTACTTATGGCACCACATTGACACCATTCAAACATGCTGATCcactccttttttctttctaagGTGTTCCTGGGTCCagtgtatgatgtgtgtttgCTTAAGATATGGACATGAAAACCTTTTCCTTGGTCAGCAGCTACCTCTGTCAATTGCTTTATAGAGTTTTGTTTAAACAGAGGAGAAGATCAATACTGTCTCCATGTCTACCCTGGCACCTCCCTATTTTTCTCAGTCAAATGTTGTGACCAGCCAGCTGACTGTCAGATTTTATTATCAATCCACACAGAAGTTGCATTGATCCGCTGAGTATTTGTGCATTCATTATCATTGCTGTTTCCAGGTCCTCTCCTCTCTTGTAAATAACAATATTTGATTATGGATTTGATTCGGCCATATGAGAACTGACAAACAACCAGATCCTGTGGGGAGTGGATACATTCATGAGCTGCTGGCTATGGCCAGTGCGTTGACTTTTATGCTTTTTGAACACTACAAGGAAGCTAAACTGTAAGCAATGTATTTCATGCGAAAAGGAAGACAAAGATTTCTTGGTGGTTGGTGAAGGGTGGGGATTTCATCAATGGGATTCTTGTCACATAGGGAATGGAGCATCACTTCCATTTCTTTTGTAACCTGCTGGATGAGAAGACCATGGCATATCACAGTGCCAATGCACTCCCTGCAGTCTATCCTGGCTTGATATGCAGTAATGACCTGTCAGAAACACGGGCCTGATTCTAACTTATGAAACATGGAAAATCCATAGGGGCTATCCAGTTTAATGAATCCTAACACCAATTTATGTGCCTAAAGGCTCCAGATAGTACTTAATGGATTTCCCGTATCTATACCAAGTTTATGACAGAAATTTATTCCAACAAAATACATGAGCTGGCACAGAATTTGGTGTCTTCTTGatcatgtaattattttaaaaaacacagtttgttaAAGGGTAGCATGTCACAAATGAGCATAAActataatattttgttttgtagatCACTTTCTTTTACAAAGTCAATGTATTGCATTGCAATCTGTCCAGCAAATTAATAGCCAAATATGATTTTTCTTTACATACTTATAGAGGCTGTTCCCGAAAAggcaatttcaatttcagcaaGGTCTTAAAAAGTGTGTATAGCCTGAATATGATACACGTACAATCCTTCtatttttattcctgtttttactTAGCCATGACATTCAATTCAAAAGGATCATCTTATGACAAAATTAGTCTCTCCGGAATCAATATAATTTAGCTTATGTTCCTACAGCGTTTGCTTTGTGCAAGAACCTTGCCTcttgataatgataatgaaccTGTCCATCACTGCAGAGAGAGTGGGGATTATGGTGGCACACTTGGATTACAGGCTGTTTGATCTATGACTCTCTCCCTTCAATTCATTTAAACACACTTGTCAGAGTGAATAATATAGCTGTCAGCCTTGACAGAGGTCTCCATTATTGTCAGTCATACCCAAATGGATTGAATGGTATTGTCTGGAGGACTGACAGTGTCCACAATACCCATATGTGAGTCCAAACTCATTTCTTTTAAGAGCGCATTTGTATTCATTCTGCCAATCGCTGGTGACGACACCTCAGagcatccacacacaaaaacatctgGGCACCCGTTAAACTGTAATCCGTTTTCACTTGGTAACCATGAGTTTTGAATTGGAAAGATTGTCTGcagtgtaattaaaaataagacaAGCCTGTAGGAAATATGGATCACTTTctctggctgtgtctgtgtggtacagtgctccactttgtgttttttttttagtcacaGGGTAACTGGGGCTGTCTTGTTCAATGTGGGTTTGTGTTAAAGGCCCAGTCTTAAAACAATTAGCAAGTGTTGAGGGACCAGACTTAGGGTTATGCGTTCAATTTCCAGGTTAGCTGTTGTGCTTATGAGCAAGTCACTAAACCTGAATTACTTCCATAAATATCCAGCTACATACATCGATGATAAGGGCAACATGAACTCACAAGTCTCCCGTGATTATCTCATTGAATTACGAGAATTACTATTCAGTGAAGTACATTTAATATAAGCCTGCAGGTCCTGTGTATAAGAAAGAAATAATGCATGGAACACTTcagagtttttttctttttttccctactTTGAGGACAGCCCTTTCCTTTCATCGCGGAGTAACATCGGTTTCACCTGAGTGCAGCTATGGCACCCACCATTTGGGCCGTGGGACAGCGCAAGGAGCAGACTGTAAATTAACACTCCCTCAAACCTCAGGAGGGACAGTTTCCAAGGTCAGTCCCACAGACTGTGTGAAATCAGACATCCGTATGGGAGCCGCGTCCCGCGTGTTTGCGCTGAGGAGGGAACGCCATATGAGGTGAGACAGCAAAGGTGAAATCCAGCATGACATTCCACTTTGTTGTCATGGCAACTCAGCCCTGatgaaaagctgaaaaacaataaaacatcttttttttctttctttttttttttttaaagaaaggaaaagggaaaatgacTGTCTTAGACCTGGGTAATTGAGAGTATGATGTGGCACTGAGAAGGAGTTGCCTGACATTTCCGCCAACATTTGATGACTCCTAACAACCACACTacgcggcagccattttggagaaCTGACTGAACATATTGCACCTGCTAAATTATTTACCCACACTTCGTCACTCCGTCCTGAACTGCAGTGAAAGCTGTACCTACTGATTATAAGCCAGCATGTCACTGTAGCTGGGCAGGGTTTTAGACCTGTCATTTTTGCTGATACCTTTTGACCCAGTTGTCAACAGTGTCCCGATCGGGG
This is a stretch of genomic DNA from Anguilla rostrata isolate EN2019 chromosome 4, ASM1855537v3, whole genome shotgun sequence. It encodes these proteins:
- the LOC135253226 gene encoding alpha-amylase-like isoform X2 translates to MKMKTKVCLLAVALGLGLAQHHCQMKRGRTSIVHLFEWRWADVAQECERYLAPNGYGGVQISPPSENIVVTKPWRPWWERYQPVSHNLCSRSGTEQELRDMITRCNAVGVNIYVDAVINHMCSSEGGEGRHSTCGSYFNASKEEFPSVPFSAQDFNDQKCRTRSGNIENYQDIYQVRDCRLVGLLDLAHRREHVRQKVAEYMNALIDLGVAGFRVDACKHIWPEDLHVIDLGGEPIKASEYDEMGRVTEFKYGARLGTVIRKWNGEKLSDLKNWGEDCGLMASEKALVFLDNHDNQRGHGAGGTSILTFWEPRLYRLAMGFMLAHPYGMTRVMSSYRWNRQIVDGKDQNDWMGPPSFPDGSTKPVHINPDGECGDGWVCEHRWHQIRNMVIFRNVVNGQPLCNWWDNGSNQIAFGRGNHGFIVINNDDWTLDEILNTGLASGTYCDVISGQKEGGRCTGKQVTVGEDGKAHFRIKCSDPDPFFAIHMNSKL
- the LOC135253226 gene encoding alpha-amylase-like isoform X1; the protein is MKMKTKVCLLAVALGLGLAQHHCQMKRGRTSIVHLFEWRWADVAQECERYLAPNGYGGVQISPPSENIVVTKPWRPWWERYQPVSHNLCSRSGTEQELRDMITRCNAVGVNIYVDAVINHMCSSEGGEGRHSTCGSYFNASKEEFPSVPFSAQDFNDQKCRTRSGNIENYQDIYQVRDCRLVGLLDLAHRREHVRQKVAEYMNALIDLGVAGFRVDACKHIWPEDLHVIYSRLHNLNTTWFPAGSKPFIYQEVIDLGGEPIKASEYDEMGRVTEFKYGARLGTVIRKWNGEKLSDLKNWGEDCGLMASEKALVFLDNHDNQRGHGAGGTSILTFWEPRLYRLAMGFMLAHPYGMTRVMSSYRWNRQIVDGKDQNDWMGPPSFPDGSTKPVHINPDGECGDGWVCEHRWHQIRNMVIFRNVVNGQPLCNWWDNGSNQIAFGRGNHGFIVINNDDWTLDEILNTGLASGTYCDVISGQKEGGRCTGKQVTVGEDGKAHFRIKCSDPDPFFAIHMNSKL
- the LOC135253226 gene encoding alpha-amylase-like isoform X3: MKMKTKVCLLAVALGLGLAQHHCQMKRGRTSIVHLFEWRWADVAQECERYLAPNGYGGVQISPPSENIVVTKPWRPWWERYQPVSHNLCSRSGTEQELRDMITRCNAVGDFNDQKCRTRSGNIENYQDIYQVRDCRLVGLLDLAHRREHVRQKVAEYMNALIDLGVAGFRVDACKHIWPEDLHVIYSRLHNLNTTWFPAGSKPFIYQEVIDLGGEPIKASEYDEMGRVTEFKYGARLGTVIRKWNGEKLSDLKNWGEDCGLMASEKALVFLDNHDNQRGHGAGGTSILTFWEPRLYRLAMGFMLAHPYGMTRVMSSYRWNRQIVDGKDQNDWMGPPSFPDGSTKPVHINPDGECGDGWVCEHRWHQIRNMVIFRNVVNGQPLCNWWDNGSNQIAFGRGNHGFIVINNDDWTLDEILNTGLASGTYCDVISGQKEGGRCTGKQVTVGEDGKAHFRIKCSDPDPFFAIHMNSKL